TCGGCTTCCCGAGGTGGTGGGAGCGGGCAACGCGCTCGATCTCGCGCTCTCGGGCCGTACCATCGACGCCGAGGAAGCGCTTCGGATGGGGTTGATCTCCAGAGTCGTCGAGGACCCTGCGGAAGTGGCCGCGACGATCGCCGGCCACGATTCCGATGCGCTCGCCGCTTTGAAGGAGCGGATGCGCGACGACGCCCCACCCGAAGAACAGGACCGACGTGAGGCGGACACGTTCGCCGGTCTCGTCGAGCGCGCGGACCTCACGGAGTACCGCTAATCGAACCGGGCGAGCGGGGCTGGCGCAGGCGGCGTGTGGCGCTTGTGCTCGCTGCGGGCGACCAACCTCTCGACGCGCTCGACGGTATCAGTATGGATATCGAGTTCGCGCGCCGTCGCCGTCCGCGAGAGCGGGCCGTCGACCCGCAGCGCGAGCACGGCGTCGAGGACGTCGTAGCCAACGCCCATCTCCTCCTCGTCGGTCTGACCGACCCACATTCCGGCCGTAGGCGTTTTGTCCACGAGGTCGTCGGGGACACCCACGTGACGAGCGAGTTGGCGGACCTGTCCCTTGTAGAGATTGCCAATGGGATGACAATCGACCGCGCCGTCGCCGTACTTGGTGAAGTAGCCGACGAGCGCCTCGCTGCGGTTGCCCGTACCGAGAACCATCATACCCTCCCGGTTGGCGACGAAGTAGTTGCACACGGCCCGCACCCGCACGCGGAGGTTGCCGACGGCGGTTCGGGCGGGTTCGCCGTCCGGAGAATCCGGGAAAGCATCGAGGAATGCTTCTACTATCGGCTCGATTGCGAGCACGTCGTAGTCGATGCCGAGGTCCTCGGCGACCCGCTCGGCGTCGCTCATGTTTTCGTCACTGTTGACCTCGCTCGGCAACACCAGTCCGTGGAGTCCATCGGTACCGAGCGCCTCGACGGCTAAGTACGCCGTCAGGGTGCTGTCGATACCGCCCGAA
This region of Halococcus sediminicola genomic DNA includes:
- a CDS encoding NAD+ synthase, whose protein sequence is MADSETMATVPFDLSLSEAELDAHREHITEFIGERVASAGATGGVLGISGGIDSTLTAYLAVEALGTDGLHGLVLPSEVNSDENMSDAERVAEDLGIDYDVLAIEPIVEAFLDAFPDSPDGEPARTAVGNLRVRVRAVCNYFVANREGMMVLGTGNRSEALVGYFTKYGDGAVDCHPIGNLYKGQVRQLARHVGVPDDLVDKTPTAGMWVGQTDEEEMGVGYDVLDAVLALRVDGPLSRTATARELDIHTDTVERVERLVARSEHKRHTPPAPAPLARFD